The Pseudanabaena galeata CCNP1313 genome includes a region encoding these proteins:
- a CDS encoding phosphoribulokinase: MSSKPKRVVVIGVAGDSGCGKSTFLRRLTDLFGEEFMTVICLDDYHSLDRKQRKETGITALDPRANNFDLMYEQVKALKEGKSIMKPIYNHETGLLDPPELVEPNKVIVIEGLHPIYDERVRSLLDFSIYLDLSDEVKIAWKIQRDMAERGHTLADVMQAIESRRPDFEAYIDPQKAHADVVIQILPTNLIANDTERKVLRVRLVQRSGVEGIEPAYLFDEGSTISWIPCGTKLTCSYPGIKLFSGPDSWLGQPASVLEIDGQFDRLEEMVYIENHLSCINTKFYGELTQLLLKHPDYPGSNNGTGLLQIIVGLKMRATFERLIKESEQLVAA; the protein is encoded by the coding sequence ATGAGCAGTAAACCCAAACGAGTTGTTGTGATTGGAGTTGCAGGAGACTCTGGCTGTGGCAAATCCACATTTTTACGCAGATTAACTGATCTGTTTGGCGAAGAATTTATGACCGTGATTTGTCTAGATGACTATCACAGCCTAGATCGCAAGCAACGGAAAGAAACGGGAATTACTGCACTTGATCCGCGTGCGAATAATTTTGACTTGATGTATGAGCAAGTCAAAGCCCTCAAGGAAGGTAAATCGATCATGAAACCGATTTACAATCACGAGACAGGCTTGCTCGATCCTCCTGAATTAGTTGAGCCTAATAAAGTGATTGTGATTGAAGGCTTGCATCCAATTTATGACGAGCGTGTGCGGAGTCTCCTTGACTTCAGTATTTACCTCGATCTCAGTGATGAAGTCAAAATTGCTTGGAAGATTCAACGAGATATGGCGGAGCGTGGTCATACCCTTGCGGATGTCATGCAGGCGATCGAATCCCGTAGACCCGACTTTGAAGCGTATATTGATCCTCAAAAAGCTCATGCTGATGTGGTTATCCAAATCTTACCTACGAATCTGATTGCCAATGATACAGAGCGGAAAGTATTGCGGGTGCGCTTAGTTCAACGCAGTGGTGTTGAGGGAATTGAGCCAGCTTACTTATTTGATGAAGGTTCAACAATTTCTTGGATTCCCTGCGGTACAAAGCTAACTTGCTCTTATCCCGGAATCAAGCTATTTTCGGGTCCCGATAGCTGGCTTGGTCAACCCGCAAGCGTCTTGGAGATTGATGGACAATTCGATCGCCTTGAAGAGATGGTTTATATCGAAAATCATCTCAGTTGCATCAATACCAAGTTCTACGGTGAATTAACCCAGTTGCTGCTCAAGCATCCTGATTATCCAGGGTCTAACAATGGCACTGGGCTATTGCAAATTATCGTTGGACTGAAGATGCGGGCAACCTTTGAGCGCCTCATCAAAGAATCAGAACAACTGGTCGCAGCCTAG
- a CDS encoding P-loop NTPase family protein, which yields MSNLESLHACNPSFNICIQKESHYYIDLASARGEDVVKRMRRAIALSPNKPTYQLFSGNLGSGKSTELLRLKFELEQQGFTVIYCMADQYLQITDVGLTELWLVMLMLILQQIENKGDSLSLAYLPNAIAEIEKWMKMTPSVGSSHVQRLQKILEALQDSEQNRRQLHHHLETRLPNLLIVAIEEVTGVAIDQLKQTGKKGLVLLVDNLDRLSTDQVEIILGKGGKYLRQFQCHTIYCLPLLAIVCPDEQFQQKFQQFLKGNFAVVLPSLQLCDRHGVINHETLNLLRQIVLARMLPNIAPEIRLEKIIEKFDCLDTLDRLCLVSQGHLPYLLSLLKGCLQLQDPPIQLETLNHVLESDRTTRLSTMNDGDRQALQKYLIGYHLLTPELLNLCRRLLLFEHHDDQGYWFSSPLATKNQGN from the coding sequence ATGTCAAATCTTGAATCTCTCCATGCTTGCAATCCTAGCTTTAATATCTGTATCCAAAAAGAATCTCATTACTATATAGATTTAGCATCGGCAAGGGGAGAGGATGTGGTGAAGCGAATGCGAAGAGCGATCGCTTTATCTCCTAATAAACCAACCTATCAATTATTCTCAGGAAATTTAGGCAGTGGTAAATCAACGGAACTGCTACGTTTAAAATTTGAGCTTGAGCAGCAAGGCTTTACCGTAATTTATTGTATGGCTGACCAATATCTCCAAATTACTGATGTTGGCTTAACGGAGCTTTGGCTAGTGATGCTGATGCTGATTTTGCAACAAATAGAAAACAAAGGAGATTCATTATCCCTAGCTTATTTACCCAATGCGATCGCTGAAATCGAAAAATGGATGAAAATGACTCCATCGGTAGGCTCTTCCCATGTGCAACGCTTACAAAAAATTTTGGAAGCGTTGCAAGATAGTGAGCAGAACCGCCGCCAGTTACACCATCATTTGGAAACACGTCTTCCCAATTTGCTAATCGTGGCGATCGAAGAAGTAACGGGAGTCGCCATTGATCAGCTTAAACAAACTGGAAAAAAAGGGTTAGTGTTGTTGGTAGATAACCTTGATCGGCTATCAACAGATCAGGTAGAGATCATTTTGGGCAAAGGTGGTAAATATTTGCGTCAATTTCAATGTCACACAATCTACTGTTTGCCATTGCTCGCGATCGTCTGTCCTGATGAGCAGTTTCAGCAAAAATTTCAACAATTTTTGAAGGGGAATTTCGCAGTTGTGTTGCCAAGTTTGCAGCTATGCGATCGCCATGGTGTGATTAATCATGAAACTCTCAATCTACTACGACAAATTGTTTTAGCAAGAATGCTTCCTAATATAGCCCCTGAAATAAGACTGGAGAAAATTATTGAGAAATTTGATTGTCTAGATACTTTGGATCGGTTATGTCTGGTGAGTCAAGGTCATCTCCCCTATTTACTATCATTACTAAAAGGTTGCTTACAATTACAAGATCCGCCCATCCAGCTTGAGACGCTCAACCACGTATTAGAAAGCGATCGCACCACGCGGCTATCAACGATGAATGATGGCGATCGGCAAGCTTTGCAGAAATATTTGATTGGCTATCACCTGCTTACGCCCGAATTGCTCAATTTGTGCCGCCGCCTCTTACTGTTTGAACATCACGATGATCAAGGCTATTGGTTTAGCAGTCCTTTGGCAACCAAAAATCAAGGGAATTAG
- a CDS encoding DUF721 domain-containing protein translates to MLRIAKQFLTFFAFVELTLIYKNANLKQSSVWFTSMSLTGLPNILHDIQARTSWQQRCQYLLIVEKWADIVGESVAKQTCPIGVYQKALQVAVSSSVWSQALTFERVRILAKINALFAGSGNLAIADIHFSTAKWATQQQTLKERKVVTEDHPSYLPPAIAKESSHPQLKPNLKIKLETPKAPETASEAFQRWQNVMKLRTNQMPQCPRCDRPALTGEISRWQMCRVCAIEYLFK, encoded by the coding sequence ATGTTAAGAATCGCTAAGCAATTCTTAACATTTTTCGCTTTCGTCGAACTGACGTTAATTTATAAAAATGCTAATCTTAAGCAAAGTTCTGTTTGGTTTACGAGCATGTCCTTGACAGGGTTACCAAATATTTTGCACGACATTCAGGCGCGTACTAGCTGGCAGCAACGCTGTCAGTATTTGCTGATTGTCGAAAAATGGGCTGATATTGTCGGTGAGTCGGTAGCTAAACAAACTTGCCCAATTGGCGTATATCAAAAAGCGTTACAAGTGGCTGTGTCTAGTTCGGTTTGGTCACAGGCTCTGACCTTTGAAAGAGTACGGATTTTGGCGAAAATAAATGCTCTATTTGCTGGTTCTGGTAATTTAGCGATCGCTGACATTCATTTCTCAACTGCAAAATGGGCGACCCAACAGCAAACCTTAAAAGAGCGCAAAGTGGTCACCGAAGATCATCCTAGTTATTTACCACCAGCGATCGCTAAAGAGTCATCACATCCTCAACTCAAGCCAAATCTTAAAATCAAATTAGAGACTCCTAAAGCACCTGAAACAGCCAGTGAAGCCTTTCAGCGTTGGCAAAATGTAATGAAGTTAAGAACAAATCAAATGCCCCAATGTCCAAGATGCGATCGCCCCGCTTTAACTGGTGAAATATCTCGTTGGCAGATGTGCCGAGTTTGTGCGATTGAATATTTATTTAAGTAA
- a CDS encoding bifunctional metallophosphatase/5'-nucleotidase — MKAKNSFKAIANYLKLKPQIWRSLQIFVAFAITFLIVVSPTLLNVVAQESRFSLRILHTNDHHAHLEPAKYGDRLLGGIARRRTLIDQIRAENKANQEPLLLLDAGDIFQGTLYFNQYLGQADLDFYNALNYDASTIGNHEFDRGQQVLADFIAKAKFPIISANIDIAPESPLYGKVRPWHVLNMQGEKVGLFGLTTPDTAILASVGEGVKFTDPIAAAKASVSSLKKQGINKIVALTHIGFENDVTLARKVPDIDIIIGGHSHTSVGNIPNANHPYPLVEKNGTKAPVLVVTDWEWGKYLGDLSVSFDRAGKLIAWAGKPHAIDASIKPNSEFMDKLKAYAAPIEALRQKVIGKSLVALDGDRVKLRNSETPLGNLIVDAILAKTKVDQVQVAIVNAGGIRNGFPLGDITMGNVLEALPFGNTITRVELTGKQLIEALESGVSMAEQGEGRFPQVAGIRFVWDSKLPAGKRVTKVEVKDASGKFQLLNSEDVYRVATNNFLASGGDGYRVFAEGKNLLETGYLLSDAIAEYITASSPLQITTEGRIVRQ; from the coding sequence GTGAAAGCGAAGAATAGTTTTAAAGCGATCGCCAATTACTTAAAACTGAAACCTCAAATTTGGCGATCTTTGCAGATATTCGTAGCTTTTGCGATTACCTTTCTAATTGTTGTTTCTCCTACACTGTTAAATGTCGTTGCACAGGAAAGTCGCTTCTCCCTCAGGATTTTGCATACCAACGATCATCATGCCCATTTGGAACCTGCAAAATATGGTGATCGCCTATTGGGTGGAATTGCCCGTCGTCGGACGCTCATTGATCAAATTCGTGCAGAGAACAAGGCTAATCAAGAACCTTTATTGTTATTGGATGCAGGCGATATTTTTCAAGGGACTCTCTATTTCAATCAATATCTAGGTCAGGCGGATCTGGATTTTTATAACGCCCTTAACTACGATGCTAGTACAATTGGTAATCATGAGTTTGATCGCGGACAGCAGGTACTCGCCGACTTCATCGCTAAAGCCAAATTTCCCATCATTTCCGCAAATATCGACATCGCGCCCGAATCTCCACTCTATGGCAAAGTTCGTCCTTGGCATGTGCTGAATATGCAAGGCGAAAAGGTTGGACTGTTTGGTTTGACGACTCCCGACACCGCAATTTTAGCTAGCGTTGGTGAAGGTGTGAAGTTTACTGACCCGATCGCCGCAGCAAAAGCTTCAGTGTCATCTCTTAAAAAACAGGGAATTAATAAAATTGTGGCGCTAACCCACATCGGCTTTGAGAATGATGTCACATTAGCGCGAAAAGTCCCTGACATTGATATCATCATCGGTGGTCATAGTCATACATCTGTCGGCAATATTCCCAATGCTAATCATCCCTATCCATTGGTTGAGAAGAATGGCACAAAAGCACCTGTGCTAGTAGTAACTGATTGGGAATGGGGAAAATATTTGGGGGATTTATCCGTAAGTTTCGATCGCGCAGGTAAGTTGATTGCTTGGGCAGGTAAACCCCATGCGATTGATGCGAGTATCAAACCCAATTCAGAATTTATGGATAAGCTCAAAGCCTACGCTGCACCAATTGAAGCATTGCGCCAAAAAGTTATTGGTAAATCTTTGGTTGCGCTAGATGGCGATCGCGTCAAACTACGCAATAGCGAAACGCCTCTAGGCAACTTGATTGTCGATGCAATCTTGGCAAAGACAAAGGTGGATCAAGTTCAAGTAGCGATCGTTAATGCGGGTGGTATTCGCAATGGATTTCCTTTAGGTGATATCACGATGGGGAATGTGTTAGAAGCCCTTCCGTTCGGTAATACAATTACGCGGGTGGAGTTGACTGGCAAGCAGTTAATAGAAGCCTTAGAGAGTGGGGTAAGTATGGCGGAGCAAGGGGAAGGACGATTTCCGCAAGTGGCAGGAATTCGCTTTGTCTGGGATAGCAAACTACCCGCAGGCAAGCGAGTTACGAAAGTAGAAGTAAAAGATGCTTCAGGTAAGTTCCAATTGTTAAATTCCGAAGATGTTTATCGAGTCGCAACAAATAACTTCCTTGCCTCTGGTGGTGATGGTTATCGCGTTTTTGCTGAAGGCAAAAATCTATTGGAAACTGGTTATCTGCTATCGGATGCGATCGCTGAATATATTACTGCTAGTTCCCCTTTGCAGATAACAACTGAGGGTCGCATAGTGCGTCAGTAA
- a CDS encoding Uma2 family endonuclease, with the protein MVIAQAKPIAKNISPESEASESKVRMTLEEYRAIAETSEERYEYCNGEIITMSGGTATHSEIASNLLICLGFLLRDTDFRLYNSDLRVWIPEYKCGTYTDLMIINGEPEFNKERTDEILNPLLIVEVLSPSTEGYDRGDKFRKYRSIPSFSEYLLVSQSEPYVEQYHQIDRQNNNDRWQLQICDRIEQTIHLQSLNLELPMQEVYRRVKF; encoded by the coding sequence ATGGTCATCGCTCAAGCTAAACCGATCGCAAAAAATATATCTCCAGAATCTGAAGCTTCAGAATCCAAAGTTCGCATGACCCTAGAAGAATATCGGGCGATCGCCGAAACATCTGAAGAACGTTATGAATATTGCAACGGAGAAATTATTACCATGTCTGGAGGAACGGCTACTCATAGCGAGATCGCTAGCAATCTGTTGATTTGCCTAGGCTTTTTGCTTAGAGATACAGATTTTCGTTTATACAATAGCGATTTGCGAGTATGGATTCCTGAGTATAAGTGCGGTACTTACACCGATCTGATGATTATTAATGGCGAACCCGAATTTAATAAAGAGCGCACTGATGAAATTCTAAATCCTTTATTGATTGTGGAAGTTCTATCTCCCTCAACCGAAGGCTACGATCGCGGCGACAAGTTTAGAAAATATCGCTCCATTCCTAGCTTCAGTGAATATTTGCTCGTCAGCCAGTCAGAACCCTATGTAGAGCAATATCACCAAATTGATCGCCAAAATAATAACGATCGCTGGCAATTACAAATATGCGATCGCATAGAGCAGACTATTCATTTACAGAGCTTAAACTTAGAACTGCCAATGCAAGAAGTTTATCGGCGGGTTAAATTTTAA
- a CDS encoding LL-diaminopimelate aminotransferase, translating to MATVNDNYLKLKAGYLFPEIARRVNAFIEANPEAKVIRLGIGDVTEPLPQACRDAMIKAVEDMGDRSSFKGYGPEQGYAWLREKIAANDFQARGCDIDASEIFISDGSKCDCGNILDIFGNDNIIAVTDPVYPVYVDTNVMAGHTGDINEKGEYEGLVYLPVTAENNFTAEIPTQKVDLIYLCFPNNPTGATATKEHLQAWVDYARANGSIIFFDAAYEAFITDPSLPHSIYEIEGAKECAIEFRSFSKNAGFTGTRCALTVVPKNLIGKAKDGSSVELWKLWNRRQSTKFNGVSFIVQRGAEAVYSEEGKAQTRALIDFYMENAKIIREKLTEAGLAVYGGENAPYVWVKTPAGLTSWDFFDKLLQTCNVVGTPGSGFGAAGEGYFRISAFNSRDNVNEAMRRILDKFK from the coding sequence ATGGCTACCGTTAACGACAACTATCTCAAACTTAAGGCTGGCTACCTGTTTCCCGAAATCGCCAGACGGGTAAATGCCTTTATCGAGGCAAACCCTGAAGCAAAAGTGATTCGCCTCGGCATTGGCGATGTCACCGAACCCTTGCCCCAAGCCTGTCGTGATGCCATGATCAAAGCTGTCGAAGATATGGGCGATCGCAGTTCATTTAAGGGCTATGGCCCTGAGCAAGGCTATGCATGGTTGCGGGAAAAGATTGCCGCGAATGATTTCCAAGCTAGAGGCTGTGATATTGACGCTTCTGAGATTTTTATTTCCGATGGCTCTAAGTGCGACTGCGGAAATATTCTCGATATTTTTGGCAATGACAATATCATTGCGGTTACCGATCCCGTTTATCCTGTGTATGTGGATACCAACGTCATGGCAGGACACACGGGCGACATCAATGAGAAAGGCGAATACGAAGGCTTAGTTTATTTACCTGTAACTGCCGAAAATAATTTCACCGCCGAAATTCCCACCCAAAAAGTCGATCTGATTTATCTCTGCTTCCCAAATAATCCTACAGGTGCAACGGCGACTAAGGAACATCTACAAGCATGGGTAGATTATGCTCGCGCCAATGGTTCGATCATCTTCTTTGATGCTGCCTACGAAGCATTTATCACCGATCCGAGTCTTCCCCACTCCATCTATGAAATTGAAGGCGCTAAGGAATGTGCGATCGAGTTCCGTTCTTTTTCCAAGAATGCAGGATTTACAGGTACTCGTTGCGCCTTAACCGTAGTTCCTAAGAACTTGATTGGCAAGGCGAAGGATGGTTCTAGCGTAGAACTATGGAAGCTCTGGAATCGTCGTCAATCCACTAAGTTTAATGGTGTTTCCTTCATCGTTCAACGGGGGGCTGAGGCAGTTTATTCTGAAGAAGGGAAAGCTCAAACTAGAGCCTTGATTGACTTCTATATGGAAAATGCCAAGATTATCCGCGAGAAACTAACGGAAGCAGGTTTAGCGGTTTATGGTGGCGAGAATGCTCCCTATGTATGGGTGAAGACTCCCGCAGGGCTAACCAGTTGGGATTTCTTCGATAAGCTCTTGCAAACCTGTAATGTCGTGGGAACCCCCGGTTCTGGTTTTGGTGCAGCAGGCGAAGGTTACTTCCGTATTTCGGCTTTCAACAGTCGCGACAACGTGAATGAAGCCATGCGCCGCATTCTCGATAAGTTCAAATAG
- a CDS encoding proline--tRNA ligase, whose amino-acid sequence MRLSQMLWVTLREDPAEAELTSHKLLLRAGYIRRVGSGLYVYLPLMWRVLQKISAIVREEMNDTGAQECLLTQLQPAELWQESGRWDTYTKAEGIMFALTDRANREVGLGPTHEEIITAIARDTIRSYRQLPQHLYQIQTKFRDEIRPRFGLMRGREFIMKDGYSFHENEESLKETYYEMDRAYRKMFDRCGLKFRAVEADSGAIGGSGSQEFMVLAEAGEDDILFTEDSSYAANVEKAVSLPPDAMPSHFDKFEKVHTPKKGTIETVCKLLKCDPTQVVKQVLYQVVYDNGTMVLVLVSIRGDRDVNEVKLQNELTKLASNYSGKAVIKLQVADPESQQKWAHSQLPVGFISPSLDDSYIDKSSPVSSKFLRLADRTVADLKNFVTGADEADYHVVGANWGKDFPLPTVVNLDKAKAGDRAVHDPSQILQTARGIEVGHIFQLGTKYSQAMKATFTNEQGEELPLVMGCYGLGVSRLAQAAVEQSYDKDGIIWNKAIAPYHAIVTVPNVGDAKQMDVGERLYTALDAAGVEVLLDDRDERAGVKFKDADLVGIPYRVVTGKAIADGKVEIVNRATKVATLVDIESVVEYLQNELQ is encoded by the coding sequence ATGCGTCTATCTCAAATGCTCTGGGTCACTCTGCGCGAAGATCCCGCCGAAGCAGAACTCACAAGTCACAAATTGTTATTGCGTGCAGGCTATATCAGGCGCGTGGGTTCAGGCTTGTATGTGTACTTGCCGCTTATGTGGCGCGTTTTACAAAAGATCTCGGCGATCGTCCGCGAAGAGATGAACGACACAGGGGCGCAAGAATGCCTATTAACGCAGTTACAACCTGCGGAACTATGGCAGGAGTCAGGACGCTGGGATACCTACACCAAAGCCGAAGGGATCATGTTTGCCCTCACCGATCGCGCCAATCGTGAAGTTGGGCTGGGTCCCACCCATGAAGAAATTATTACGGCGATCGCTAGGGATACGATTCGTTCCTATCGCCAATTGCCACAGCATTTATATCAAATCCAAACCAAGTTCCGCGATGAGATTCGTCCTCGCTTTGGCTTGATGCGTGGTCGTGAGTTCATCATGAAAGATGGTTATTCCTTCCATGAAAATGAAGAGAGCCTCAAAGAAACCTACTACGAAATGGATCGCGCCTATCGGAAGATGTTCGATCGCTGCGGTTTAAAATTCCGTGCTGTCGAAGCTGACTCAGGGGCGATCGGTGGTTCAGGCTCGCAGGAATTTATGGTACTAGCGGAAGCTGGTGAAGATGATATTCTCTTTACCGAAGATAGTAGCTACGCCGCCAATGTCGAGAAGGCGGTATCTTTACCACCTGATGCTATGCCTTCGCATTTTGACAAGTTTGAGAAAGTGCATACTCCCAAAAAGGGAACCATTGAGACTGTGTGCAAGTTGCTGAAATGCGATCCCACCCAAGTTGTCAAACAGGTTCTCTATCAAGTCGTTTATGACAACGGCACAATGGTTTTAGTGCTAGTCAGCATTCGCGGCGATCGCGATGTTAATGAAGTGAAGTTGCAAAATGAACTAACGAAACTAGCAAGTAACTACAGCGGGAAAGCAGTTATCAAACTTCAAGTTGCCGATCCTGAATCTCAGCAAAAATGGGCGCATTCTCAACTTCCCGTGGGATTTATCTCACCCAGTTTGGATGATTCCTATATTGATAAAAGTTCCCCAGTTTCCTCAAAGTTTCTCCGCTTAGCCGATCGCACCGTAGCAGATTTAAAAAACTTTGTCACGGGTGCAGATGAAGCTGATTATCACGTTGTTGGCGCAAATTGGGGTAAAGATTTCCCATTGCCGACGGTGGTAAATCTTGATAAAGCCAAGGCAGGCGATCGCGCAGTTCACGATCCTTCGCAAATCTTGCAAACCGCCAGAGGCATCGAAGTTGGGCATATTTTCCAATTGGGAACCAAATATTCGCAAGCGATGAAGGCGACCTTCACTAATGAGCAAGGCGAAGAACTGCCCCTAGTCATGGGTTGCTATGGTTTAGGAGTCTCGCGCCTCGCCCAAGCCGCCGTTGAGCAGTCCTACGACAAAGATGGCATCATCTGGAACAAGGCGATCGCTCCTTACCATGCGATCGTCACCGTGCCGAATGTGGGCGATGCGAAGCAAATGGATGTGGGCGAGAGGCTCTACACGGCTCTTGATGCCGCAGGTGTGGAAGTATTACTAGACGATCGCGATGAACGGGCTGGGGTGAAGTTCAAGGATGCCGATCTCGTTGGTATTCCCTATCGGGTGGTTACGGGTAAGGCGATCGCTGATGGCAAAGTCGAAATCGTCAATCGGGCGACAAAGGTAGCGACATTGGTAGACATCGAATCAGTAGTTGAATACTTACAAAATGAACTCCAGTAA
- a CDS encoding transposase — translation MAYNPEIHHRRSIRLQGYDYSQSGAYFVTICTFQRQHLFGEVNNGEMQLNVTGQIISAIWQKIPQHFPNVELDQFILMPDHLHGIIVILEQAETLYSLATIIQNFKSISARKINKINQNLGVSIWQRNYHERIIRNDQELHRLREYVLTNPENWQF, via the coding sequence ATGGCTTACAACCCTGAAATCCATCATCGACGCTCTATTCGTTTACAGGGCTATGACTATTCTCAATCAGGAGCTTATTTTGTAACTATTTGTACCTTTCAAAGACAACATCTATTTGGAGAAGTGAATAATGGGGAAATGCAGCTAAATGTCACAGGTCAGATTATCTCTGCGATTTGGCAAAAAATTCCGCAGCATTTCCCTAACGTGGAACTTGATCAATTTATCCTCATGCCCGATCATCTGCATGGAATTATTGTCATTTTAGAACAGGCTGAAACACTCTATTCATTAGCAACAATCATTCAAAATTTCAAATCCATTTCTGCCCGCAAAATCAATAAAATTAATCAAAATTTGGGTGTGTCTATCTGGCAACGAAACTATCATGAAAGAATTATTAGAAATGATCAAGAACTACATCGTCTGCGCGAGTACGTTTTGACTAATCCTGAAAATTGGCAGTTTTAG